A single region of the Pelorhabdus rhamnosifermentans genome encodes:
- a CDS encoding acetylornithine transaminase — protein sequence MKMTKETIMKQDENYYLPVFSRYPIVISHGEGPYVYDSEGKKYIDFLAGIAVNVLGHGHKALVNAICEQAHKVIHCSNLYYTAVQAELGEMLAKVSGLDKVFLANSGAEANEGALKLARKYGKTISPDKFEIIAAEHSFHGRTLATLTATGQPKYQKGYEPLPGGFSHVPFNDLAALEAKISEKTCAVFLETIQGEGGIHVPGESYFAGVRKLCDKYQALLVLDEIQCGMGRSGKMFAYQLLNVKPDIATVAKGLAGGVPIGAFMATDKVAKVFSAGDHGSTFGGNPLASAAGVAVLKAIADEQLLENTITVGKYLFDKLQGLKAKYPKIITEIRGKGLILGAQLTQPGRSIVEACLKKGVIINCTAGDVLRFVPPLNITTAHVDEVITVLDEVLAHT from the coding sequence ATGAAAATGACTAAAGAAACCATTATGAAGCAGGATGAAAATTATTACCTGCCTGTATTTAGTCGTTATCCTATTGTGATTTCACATGGAGAAGGACCTTATGTTTATGATAGTGAAGGGAAAAAATACATCGATTTTCTGGCAGGCATTGCTGTAAATGTTTTAGGACATGGTCACAAGGCACTTGTCAATGCGATTTGCGAGCAGGCTCATAAAGTTATTCATTGCTCGAATCTTTACTATACGGCGGTTCAGGCCGAACTCGGTGAAATGCTTGCTAAGGTCAGCGGTCTTGATAAGGTCTTTCTGGCAAATAGTGGTGCTGAAGCCAATGAAGGTGCGTTAAAACTGGCGCGTAAATACGGTAAAACAATTAGCCCTGATAAATTTGAAATTATTGCAGCAGAACATTCTTTCCATGGACGTACGTTGGCGACCTTGACAGCTACAGGACAACCAAAATATCAAAAAGGGTATGAACCATTACCAGGCGGCTTTTCTCATGTACCTTTTAATGATTTAGCGGCTTTGGAAGCCAAAATAAGCGAAAAAACTTGTGCTGTTTTTCTTGAAACCATTCAAGGAGAAGGTGGCATTCATGTACCGGGAGAGAGTTATTTTGCTGGCGTAAGAAAATTATGTGATAAATATCAGGCTCTTTTAGTACTCGATGAGATTCAATGTGGTATGGGGCGTTCAGGCAAGATGTTTGCTTATCAGCTATTGAATGTAAAACCCGATATTGCGACAGTTGCCAAGGGCTTGGCTGGCGGCGTGCCGATTGGTGCCTTTATGGCGACAGACAAGGTTGCCAAAGTTTTCTCTGCGGGCGATCACGGTTCAACTTTTGGCGGCAACCCACTGGCAAGCGCTGCTGGCGTGGCCGTCCTCAAGGCGATTGCTGATGAACAGCTGCTTGAGAATACCATTACAGTTGGTAAGTATTTGTTCGACAAGCTCCAGGGTCTTAAGGCAAAGTATCCGAAAATCATTACAGAAATTCGTGGCAAAGGGCTGATTCTGGGGGCGCAGCTGACACAGCCCGGTCGCTCCATTGTAGAAGCTTGTCTCAAAAAAGGCGTTATCATTAATTGTACAGCAGGTGATGTATTACGTTTTGTACCGCCGCTGAACATTACAACGGCTCATGTTGATGAAGTCATCACTGTCTTGGATGAGGTGCTTGCTCACACGTGA
- the argJ gene encoding bifunctional glutamate N-acetyltransferase/amino-acid acetyltransferase ArgJ, which yields MFTPLEESITFPQGFTAAGVKAGVKKSGKEDVAIIYSAVQAQTAAVFTTNLMAAAPVMVSKSVLASGTAQAIVVNSGCANACTGEQGIKDAKKMADVTASLLHISAEDVFVASTGVIGVVMPMEKITQGIGEAVKNLAVSGGELAVKAIMTTDTFTKSLAYEFPLGGKTVKIAGIAKGAGMIQPNLATMLSFITTDAAVAAPVLQQALTAAVKTSFNMVTVDGDTSTNDMVAVLANGLAGNSRIDSTTHADFAVFQEALTSLCTYLAKQVARDGEGATKFLELTVQHAPSFAAGKQVAMAIAKSPLVKTAFFGQDPNWGRILCAVGYAGIPLDPAKISLTIGEVKIVEKGLGIHYDEAKLHQVMADTDIQVVVDLAAGSETVTVWSCDFSYEYVKINGEYHT from the coding sequence ATGTTTACACCGTTGGAAGAAAGCATCACCTTTCCTCAGGGATTTACAGCTGCTGGCGTTAAAGCCGGTGTAAAGAAGAGTGGCAAGGAAGATGTGGCAATTATTTATAGTGCCGTACAAGCGCAGACTGCTGCTGTGTTTACGACGAACTTAATGGCAGCGGCGCCTGTGATGGTATCGAAAAGTGTGCTTGCTTCAGGAACCGCCCAGGCCATTGTGGTCAATTCAGGTTGCGCCAATGCTTGTACAGGCGAACAAGGAATCAAAGATGCGAAGAAAATGGCTGATGTAACAGCGTCACTGCTACACATATCTGCTGAAGATGTTTTTGTTGCTTCTACGGGCGTCATTGGCGTTGTCATGCCGATGGAAAAAATCACGCAAGGTATTGGTGAGGCTGTTAAGAATTTGGCTGTTTCGGGCGGCGAACTGGCAGTCAAAGCTATTATGACGACAGATACTTTTACAAAAAGCCTGGCTTATGAATTCCCTTTAGGCGGCAAAACAGTGAAAATCGCTGGCATTGCCAAGGGCGCTGGCATGATTCAGCCCAATTTGGCGACAATGCTCAGTTTTATTACAACAGATGCTGCTGTGGCGGCGCCTGTTTTGCAGCAAGCTTTAACAGCGGCTGTAAAAACATCTTTTAATATGGTTACCGTTGATGGTGATACAAGTACAAATGATATGGTCGCTGTGCTTGCCAATGGACTAGCAGGGAACTCTCGGATTGATAGCACAACTCATGCTGATTTTGCTGTCTTCCAGGAGGCGCTGACAAGCTTGTGTACCTATTTAGCCAAGCAAGTGGCGCGTGATGGTGAAGGAGCAACGAAGTTTCTAGAGCTTACAGTGCAGCATGCGCCTTCTTTTGCCGCAGGCAAGCAAGTAGCCATGGCGATTGCCAAGTCGCCGCTGGTTAAAACGGCTTTTTTTGGGCAAGACCCGAACTGGGGCCGTATCTTGTGTGCTGTCGGTTATGCCGGTATTCCCCTTGATCCAGCAAAAATTTCCCTGACGATTGGTGAGGTAAAGATTGTTGAAAAGGGGTTAGGCATTCATTATGATGAGGCCAAACTTCACCAGGTCATGGCTGATACAGATATTCAAGTAGTTGTTGATCTTGCGGCAGGTAGCGAAACAGTGACTGTATGGAGCTGCGATTTTTCCTACGAATATGTAAAAATTAATGGCGAATATCATACGTGA
- the argB gene encoding acetylglutamate kinase yields the protein MINSVAKAAVLIDALPYMQQFFGKTIVIKYGGNAMINPKLKHSVMQDIILMKYVGMRPIVVHGGGPEITATLKQLGKETKFVNGLRVTDAETVSIAEMVLVGKINTEIVTMLNHQGAKAVGLSGKDANLMIADRHLAEVQENGEAKFVDIGFVGAVKKVNPDILNTLLDQNFIPVIAPIGAGKDGATYNINADYVAAEIAGALKAEKMLLLTDVEGIYRDFADKTSLISTLSRHEAETMVEQRTIDGGMIPKVESCLKALHYGVPKTHIIDGRQKHSLLLEVFTTTGIGTEVVQDEGSEDHEND from the coding sequence ATGATCAACTCAGTGGCAAAAGCAGCCGTTCTTATTGATGCGCTGCCTTATATGCAGCAATTTTTCGGTAAAACTATCGTTATTAAATATGGTGGTAACGCCATGATTAATCCGAAGCTGAAGCATAGCGTCATGCAGGATATTATTTTAATGAAATATGTGGGAATGCGTCCCATTGTTGTTCACGGCGGGGGACCGGAAATTACGGCAACGCTGAAACAACTTGGCAAGGAAACGAAATTTGTCAACGGCCTGAGGGTAACCGATGCTGAGACGGTGTCAATCGCTGAAATGGTTCTTGTGGGCAAAATCAACACCGAGATTGTCACCATGCTGAACCATCAGGGAGCCAAGGCCGTAGGTCTTAGTGGCAAAGATGCCAACTTGATGATTGCTGATAGGCATTTAGCTGAAGTTCAGGAAAACGGTGAAGCTAAATTCGTTGATATTGGTTTTGTTGGCGCCGTGAAAAAGGTTAATCCCGATATTTTAAATACCCTGCTTGATCAAAATTTTATTCCCGTTATTGCACCGATTGGTGCAGGCAAAGATGGGGCAACTTATAATATTAATGCCGATTATGTTGCGGCAGAGATTGCCGGGGCTCTGAAAGCGGAAAAAATGTTACTGCTTACGGATGTAGAAGGCATTTATCGTGATTTTGCTGATAAGACATCGCTTATTTCAACTTTATCTCGTCACGAGGCGGAAACCATGGTGGAACAGCGAACAATTGACGGCGGTATGATTCCGAAAGTAGAAAGCTGTCTCAAGGCGCTCCATTACGGCGTACCCAAAACCCATATTATTGACGGACGGCAAAAGCATTCTCTGTTGCTGGAGGTTTTTACGACAACAGGTATTGGCACTGAAGTTGTACAAGATGAAGGGAGCGAGGATCATGAAAATGACTAA
- the argC gene encoding N-acetyl-gamma-glutamyl-phosphate reductase, whose amino-acid sequence MKVSVIGATGYAGEELIRLITCHPEAELVAITSESQTGTSFDTVYPHFKGICEQKLASLQDLDEITAASDVLFVALPHGHAMEVGKKLSGSSVKMIDLGADYRFTDTNVYEKWYKVPHTHPQAQAVYGLTELFRDDVKTATIVGNPGCYTTASILALAPLAQAGLVDLKNIVVDAKSGVSGAGRGLSLNAHYSETADSIKPYGIATHRHTPEIEQALQRLSGQDVLLNFTPHLVPMTRGILSTCYATMKSGVTAKQVDEAYYDLYSNEFFIRLLGRGGYPVTKNTRGSNYCDIAWHIDERTGRVIAVSAIDNLVKGAAGQAVQNMNVMFGCDETAGLKLVPVFP is encoded by the coding sequence ATGAAAGTTAGTGTAATTGGAGCAACAGGTTATGCCGGAGAAGAACTTATCCGATTGATTACTTGTCATCCAGAAGCCGAACTCGTTGCCATTACGTCTGAAAGTCAGACAGGTACTTCCTTTGACACGGTTTATCCACATTTTAAAGGTATATGTGAACAAAAATTAGCTTCTTTACAAGACCTTGATGAAATCACAGCAGCGAGTGATGTTTTATTTGTCGCACTCCCTCATGGTCATGCGATGGAAGTGGGGAAAAAACTTAGCGGCAGTTCTGTCAAAATGATTGATTTAGGTGCTGATTATCGTTTCACTGACACGAACGTCTATGAAAAGTGGTATAAAGTGCCTCATACTCATCCCCAGGCTCAGGCTGTTTATGGGCTCACTGAGTTATTCCGTGATGATGTGAAAACAGCGACAATTGTCGGTAATCCCGGCTGCTATACAACAGCAAGTATTTTAGCCCTTGCGCCGCTTGCCCAAGCCGGATTAGTTGATTTGAAAAATATCGTTGTCGATGCTAAATCAGGTGTGAGCGGTGCCGGACGTGGGTTGAGTCTCAACGCTCATTACAGCGAAACAGCGGATAGTATTAAGCCCTATGGAATTGCCACACATCGTCATACACCCGAGATCGAACAAGCTTTACAGCGTCTTTCCGGTCAGGATGTACTATTGAATTTCACTCCCCATCTTGTACCCATGACACGGGGAATCCTTTCTACTTGTTATGCAACCATGAAGAGTGGTGTTACGGCTAAGCAAGTTGATGAGGCTTATTATGATTTGTATAGTAATGAGTTTTTTATTCGTCTTTTGGGGCGTGGCGGTTATCCTGTTACGAAAAATACCAGAGGGTCTAACTACTGTGATATTGCGTGGCATATTGATGAGCGGACCGGACGGGTCATTGCCGTTTCGGCGATTGATAATTTAGTGAAGGGTGCAGCAGGTCAGGCTGTGCAGAACATGAATGTCATGTTTGGTTGTGATGAAACAGCGGGACTCAAGCTTGTTCCTGTGTTTCCTTAA